Genomic DNA from Ilyobacter polytropus DSM 2926:
AAACTATGGAAACATATTTGGCCTCAGCCAGACAAAAGTTGGTTTTTGTGCTGTTGGATATAAGAAGAATACCAAGTGAAGATGACATCAATATGCTAAAATGGCTAGAACACTATGAAATTCCATTTAAGATTATTTTTACAAAGGTAGATAAACTTTCTAATAATGAAAAGTTTAAAAATTTAAAGAATATAAAGAAAAAACTTGTATTTGACAATTCAGATGTCTTTTTTCATTCAGCTCTCAATCACACAGGTAAAGAGGAGATATTGAATTACGTGGAAACAGTTCTGCAAAATGGGATATAAAAGACTTTGAAAATATATAAAAATTTGATATAATTGAAAAATAAAAAAGTTTATATTTCAATTTTATTTAGAGAGGATATTAAAATTATGCCTAAAAATAGAGTGGTCAAAGTCGTAGTAAAGCAAACAAGTTAATATAACTGGGGTAGCTATGACTAGTGGTATAGTTAAATATCTAAAAGGCTTATAATTAGAGGTTTGTGCAGCTATCTTAGTGATTAAAGGACTAATAATAGCTGCTTTTTTATTGCGGTGCACTAAGATAAAAGTTAAAATTATAATAAATTTCAGGAGGGACAGTAATGGACGAGCTAAGTAAAATTTATTCTCCTAAGGAGATTGAGGATAAGTGGTATCAAGATTGGGAAAATAACGGATATTTTTCTGCCACAATGGATGAGGAAAAGCCAAATTATTCAATTGTAATCCCTCCGCCTAATGTAACAGGAATATTACATATGGGACACGTACTAAATAACACTATTCAGGATACAATTATCAGATTTAAAAGAATGAGTGGTTATAATACTCTTTGGCAGCCTGGAACAGACCATGCCGGGATTGCCACACAAAATAAAGTAGAAAGAAAACTAGCTGAACAGGGTCTTAAAAAAGAGGACCTGGGAAGAGAGAAATTTTTAGAAAAAGTCTGGGAATGGAAAGATGAGCACGGAGGACTTATAACAAATCAACTTAGAAAATTAGGAGCGTCACTTGACTGGGAAAGAGAAAGATTTACCATGGATGAGGGACTTTCAGATTCTGTAAAAGAGATATTTGTAAAGCTATATAATGACGACCTGATTTATCAAGGTGAGTACATGGTTAACTGGTGTCCTCGTTGTGGTACTGCTTTAGCTGATGATGAAGTGGATCATGAAGAGAAAAAGGGAAGTCTATGGCATATAAAATATCCAATTAAAGATTCAGATGAAAATTTTGTCATAGCAACTACAAGACCTGAAACAATGCTAGGAGATACAGGAGTAGCAGTAAATCCAGATGATGAAAGATATAAACATCTAATAGGGAAAACAGTAATTCTTCCGTTAGTTGGAAGAGAAATACCTATTTTTGCCGATGAATATGTGGATATGGAGTTTGGAACAGGTGTGGTAAAAATGACTCCGGCACATGATCCTAATGATTTTGAAATTGGAAAAAAGCATGACCTTGAAATCATAAATATTATGACAGAGGATGGAAAAATCAATGAGCTAGGAGAAAAATATCAGGGGCTCGATCGGTTTGAGGCAAGAAAAGCAATAATAGAGGACTTGAAAACTAAAGGTATACTTGTAAAAACAGAGGAACATATTCATAAAGTGGGAGGATGCTACAGATGTGACACAGTAGTTGAGCCTAGAGTATCTAAGCAATGGTTTGTTAAAATGAAGCCCCTTGCTGAAAAAGCGCTGGAAGTAGTTAGAAATGGACAGGTAAAAATAGTTCCTAAAAGATGGGAAAAAGTTTATTATAATTGGCTAGAAAATATAAGAGACTGGTGTATATCAAGACAGATATGGTGGGGGCACAGAATACCTGCTTATTACGGTCCTGACAACCATATGTTTGTAGCTAGAAATCCAGAAGAAGCTGCACAACAGGCAGAAGCACACTATGGGGAAAAAGTGAACCTGACACAGGAAACTGATGTGCTTGATACTTGGTTTTCATCTGCCCTATGGCCTTTCTCTACTCTTGGATGGCCAGACAAGACTAAAGAATTGGAGATGTTTTATCCTACTGCCACTCTCGTAACAGGGGCAGATATACTTTTCTTCTGGGTAGCCAGAATGATAATGATGGGTCTTTATGAAATGGAAGAGATTCCGTTTGAGACTGTCTATCTTCATGGAATTGTAAGAGATGAAAATGGTAAAAAAATGTCTAAATCCCTAGGTAACTCACCTGATCCACTGAAATTGATAGATGAATACGGTGCAGATGCCATAAGATTTACAATGCTATACAATACATCTCAGGGACAGGATGTACATTTTTCTGAAAAACTAATTGAGATGGGTAGAAATTTTGCCAATAAAACTTGGAATGTGTCAAGATTCGTACTTATGAATCTTGAAGGTTTCGATATAAAATCAGTGGGAAAAAATGAACTGAAGCTTGAATTGGTAGACAAATGGATATTCTCAAAATTCAACAAAACTGCAAAGGATGTGGCTGCAAAATTAGATAAAAACACTCTAGATGAAGCTGCTAAGTCTGTGTATGAATTCTTGAGAGGGGATTTCTGTGACTGGTATGTAGAGATGGCTAAGGTGAGACTTTACAATGCAGAAGATGAAGTTTCAAAAAAGACAGCCCAATATGTACTGTGGACAATTTTAGAATCTTCTCTTAGACTGCTTCATCCTTTCATGCCTTTCTTAACAGAAGAGATATGGCAAAAGCTAGGAGCAGAGGGAAAAACTATAATGCTTGAAAGTTTCCCGCTATGCCAAGAGGAACTTGTAGATGAAGATGCCGAAAAAGCCTTTGAATATATTCAGACAGTGATATCTTCTGTAAGAAACATCAGGGCTGAAATAGGTATATCACCTGCTAAGCCGGTAAACATGATAGTGAGGACTTCTGATGCACTTGAATTAAAAGCCCTTCAAGATAATAGAGGCTTCCTTTTAAATCTGGCTAAACTTGAGACTCTAGAAGTTGGTGAAAATCTTGAGAAACCTAAACAAGCTGGATTCAGAGTTGCAAAAAATTCTGAATTATATGTTCCTTTGACAGGTCTTTTAGATTCTGAAGCAGAGATAAAAAAAATAAATGTGCAGATGGAAAAAATACAAAAAGACCTTGATAAAGTTACAGCAAAACTTTCGAATGAAAAGTTTACATCTAAGGCTCCTGCTCAGATAATTGAAAGAGAAAAAAGAATTCAAAAAGAATATCAGGATAAAATAGATAAACTTCAAGAAAACTTAAAAAACTTTTTATAATATACAGGCAGAGTACCCGGCGTTTATGTCGGGTACTCTGTTTGTCTTTACAAGGCTAATAAAGGATTTATAAAATAAATTAAGATAATAAATTTACTGAGTAACTTAAAATTAGTTGCTACCTTTGTTTTAGATTAAAGTAATGAATTTATCCAAAGTTCCGTTACTTTTCCTTGATGAAAAGTAACCAAAAATCAAGGCCTGTGAAAAATAAGCTAAATGCCTTCGGAAATCTAAGTAAAAATCAAAACTCGCTACGCTCAGACAGTTGATTTTTTCTAGAGATTTCTCTCAGTCATTCTTAACGCTTATTTTATCAATGGCCAAAAACTTAAAAAAAACTTTTGTGTGAATAAACCTTGGTAAACCTTTGCGCTTATTTCTTATAGATAGATCATACGGTTTTATATTTTTTGAATTTCAAGTCGCAGGGCTTATACAGGAAAGAACCTGCACTCAGCCGTCCTACAGAATAAGTTCCGCAGGGAACCGAGGACTGTAACTTACAAAGGCGATAAAAGAAATATCTACTTCCTAGACATTTGAAAATTCTTGAACTTTTGGTTACTTTTCTTTCAAGAGAAAAGTAACAGGTTCAAATAAATTCAGTAATTTATTTAGAATTTCTTTCAAATATCAAATTAAGTTAAAGTAACAAATAAAAAAACTATCAAAATTATTTTTCTAGCAGGATATCTTATTTTTTTTTGTAAGTCCTTTTATCTGTTTTTAGATATTAACAATTCATATGTCTGACATATGAATTGTTTGCAAGTTTTTATCAAATATATAGTGAAAATTATTAAAATATATGATAGAATTATAGTAAAGATTATTTTAGTAGGGAGTGAGGATATTGGATTTACACTATCTAAGAATATTTTATGAAGTTGCAAAGGAAAGAAGTTTTACTAAAGCAGCAAATAAATTGTATATAAATCAATCTGCAGTGTCTATTCAGGTTAAAAAATTTGAGGAACTTTTAAATACAAAACTATTTGACAGAAGTTCTAAAAAAATAAAACTGACGTATTCTGGAGAAGTTCTTTATAAAATGGCTGAAGAGATATTTCAGAAGGTAAAGAGAGCCGAAAAAGAGATGACTAGGATAATAGAACTAGACAAGGCGAAGATATCAATAGGATCAACATCTACAGTAGGAGAACCACTTATTCCTAAATTGATGAAAGCTTTTTCTAAGGTGCACTCTGAGATAGAATATGATATAATCTTTTCTGATAAGCAGAGACTTCTCAAGAGTTTGAAAGAGGGAGAGCTTGATGTTATCATAATAGATGAAGAACACATAACAGACTCAAACCTAGAAGTAATAGAAGTGGATAAATTTCCTTATGTACTTGTAAGTAAAGAAGACTACAGGGATATAGAGGATGTCATAGATACTCCGCTTATATCAAGAAAAACTATACCTAACAATAATGAAGCCATAGCTGCACTTGAAAATAAATATAAAATCTCTTTTGATAATCAGATTTCAGTTATGGGAAGTCTAGAAACAATAAAAGGTATGGTAAGAGAGGGAGTAGGAAACGTAATACTTCCGTATTATTCAGTTTATAAAGAGGTAGAAGCTGGAGAGTTTAAGATAATAGAAAAAATAGAAGAGGTTGAAGACGCTTATCAGATAGTTATAACTAAGGATAAGAGAACACTTCTTGAAATAATTAAATTTATAAACTTCACCCAAAATTTTAAAATTATATAGGAGGATTTATGCAACTTATTGATTCATATATAAAAACTTACAATTTATTGGAAACTTTTATAAAGGAAGAGAAAATATCTAATACAACTGAAAAAGTTGCCATGTGTCTTGCTCGTGTTTTTGAAAACGGAAATAAGGCTCTCATCTGCGGAAACGGAGGGAGTAACTGTGATGCTCTTCACTTTGCAGAGGAGTTTACAGGGAGATTCAGAAGTGACAGAAAAGCCCTTCCTGCTATAGCCATATCCGATTCATCTCATATAACATGTGTGGGAAATGATTATGGATTTGACTATATTTTTTCTAGAGGTGTAGAGGCCTATGGAAAAGAGGGAGATTTCTTTATCGGAATATCAACAAGCGGAAACTCTGCAAATGTAATAAAAGCTGTGGAAGCTGCTAAAAAAGCAGGTTTAAAAACATGCCTTCTTTTGGGAAAAGACGGAGGAAAGCTAAAGGGAATGTGTGACTACGAGTTCATAATTCCTGGAGAAACCTCAGACAGAATACAGGAGATTCATATGATGATTCTTCATATTATTATAGAAGGTGTAGAAAAAATAATGTTTCCTGAAAACTATAAATAAAAAAGAGCCATATGGCTCTTTTTTATTTATCTAGTGAACAGCTGCTGATATCATTTTCTTGGTCTGGTTTATCTATACTAATTACTTTTATCTTTTGGTCTATAAGTTTTTCCCCTCGTTGCTTGTCAAAAAAGTATATAAGTCCAAATGAGACAGCTAAAAATAAAAAGCTCATAAAAACTCCCTGTCCTTCAGTAAAGCCTAATTTCTGACCTAAAAAGTATCCTGCCATCATAAAAATAATAGGCATCAGATAAACCAATGCTGCAATATTTAGCAGAGATGAATCCTCTATTTCAAAGGTAACAATATCACCTATACTAAGTTTTTCCTTGCATTTAAAAGAAAAAGTCGAGCCCATCTTGGTACTAGAACTGCATCCTGAACAGTGGGCACAGGCACTGTCCCGATATAAGTGAACCTTTATATTGTCGTTGTTTATTTTTTCTATAATCCCTTTGTTTATCATAAAAATACCACCTTTAAATAGAATAGTTAATTTGTGACATAATCGATATGTAAATTATATCACAGGAAAACCTCTTTGTAAAAGTAGGATAGGAATATCTTGAAAAGTAGGGGGGGATATGATAAAATTAGAGTAAAAGTTTTTAGGGGGTAAAGGTGGAAAAAGCTAAGGATAATAAAGAGGTAAAACTAGCAACTCTTTTTATATCTTTATTTTTTTTATATCATTTTATAAAGGGGAAATTCTTTTTTGAAAGTAGAATTTTTGAACTTCTTTATACAATTTTTGGAGTTTATTATTATTTCTTGATAGCTTACCCGCTCCTTATATCCTACTCCTGCTCTTTAGAGGACAGTAAAAGAAAGATGGTTTTGAAAACCCGAATGTTTTTCACAGTCCTTTTTTTCTTTTTTTGCACCCTTATGACGGTGATTTTTCAGATGAAAGAGTATAACTATGACGGTGTAAGGCTGGAAAAGCAACTTATAAAGGTATCCTGGATAGAAGATGAGCTAGGAGGAATGGCCACCATGCTCATAGATTTATTATATTTTAATTTTGAGAAATTACATCTTTATATTTTTTCAACTGTTGTAATTTTTATCTCCTTCTTTTTTATTTTTGGAAGTAGCGTAAGAGGATTTATAAAAAGTATCGGAAATATAAAAAACTTTTATGTAGAGAAAAAAGAGCTTGTAAAAAGGGAAAGAGAGTTACAGGAAAAAATCAGTATAAAAGAGAGTATCGAAAAAGAGATGCTTATTAAAAAAGAAAAATATCTCCAGGAAAAAGAGCGAAAGATAAGAGAAAAAGTAAAAGAGGTTCTACAGGACAGTTCCGATGGATACCAGGGAGAGCCTGAAATACAAAAAATTACTTCTGAGTCTGCTGCAGTGGATGACTTGATAAAAGAAGAAAAAATTGTCACTGAGAAGGAGAAGGATTTAATAAATGATATTGGCATCTAAATCACCGAGAAGGAAAGAGATATTGGAAGGATTTGGCATAGAGCTAGAGATCCTGACTTCAAGTATAGAAGAAACAAGTGATAAAGACGGACTTTTAGAGCAGATAATGGATATTTCTAGAAAAAAATCTCTGGATATTTCCGAAAAAAGAAAAAAAAGTTATGTGGTATCAGCAGATACTGTCGTTGTATTAGAGGGTAAGATACTAGGGAAGCCAAAAGACGAGGACGAGGCCTTTTATATGCTAAACTCTCTGTCTGGAAAACAGCACAAGGTTCTCACCGCCTATACTTTAATGAACTCTGAGAAAAAAATAGATTTCACAAGTTATGATACTACAGAAGTTTTTTTTAAAGAACTTTCAGAAGAGGAAATAAGATGGTATATATCAACTGGTGAACCTATGGACAAGGCCGGTGCTTATGGTATACAGGGAAAGGGATCAGTACTGGTAAAAAAAATAGAGGGTGATTTTTTTAATGTAATGGGATTCCCTATAAGCAAGTTTTACGATGACCTTAAAGATCTAGATTTAAGCATAGATGAACTAAATAAAACTATAGAGGTGGAAGAATGTTAAAAGCAATAAACAAAGCACTTGGGATGTTTTCAGAAGATTTAGGTATAGATTTAGGTACTGCAAATACTCTGGTTTGTGTAAAAAATAAAGGTGTTGTTTTAAACGAACCCTCTGTAGTTGCTGTAAATAATAAAACAAAAGAAATATACGCAGTGGGAGATAAAGCCAAGAGAATGATCGGTCGTACTCCTGCAGTGATAGATGCCATAAGGCCCCTTAAAAACGGAGTTATTGCTGACTATGAAGTGACTGAGAAAATGCTTCGTGAATTTTATAAAAGGGTGCATAAAAGAAAGTTTCTTGCAAATCCAAGAGTTGTGATATGTGTACCTGCAGGGGTTACACAGGTAGAAAAAAGAGCGGTTATCGATGTGACCAGAGAAGCTGGTGCCAGAGAGGCTTACCTTATTGAAGAACCTATGGCGGCTGCAATCGGGGCGGGCTTAAATATATTTGAGCCCGACGGTAATTTTATAATAGACATAGGAGGAGGGACTACTGAAATCGCAGTAATATCTCTAGGAGGAATAGTCAAGACCTCGTCTTTAAGAGTTGCAGGAGATAAATTTGACACTGCAATAGTTCAGTATGTGAGACAAAAGCATAACCTTCTTATAGGGGATAAAACTGCCGAAGAGATCAAGGTTAATGTAGGCAGTGCAATAGATTTAGAAGAGGAACTGACAATAGAGATAAGCGGAAGAAACGTTTTAAATGGACTTCCAAAGAATGTATCCATTAATTCCTCTGAAATAAAAGAAGCCTTAGACGAGATGATGCATCAAATTATAGAAGAGATAAAAGTTATATTAGAGAAAACTCCTCCTGAATTGTCATCAGATATAAAAAGAAAAGGGATAGTTCTTGTAGGAGGAGGAGCCCTTATAAGAGGAATAGACAAGAAAATTTCAGATGCTCTGCAACTTAGTGTACAGATAACTGAATTTCCTCTGAATGCAGTGGTGATGGGTATAGAGGAGTTATTAAAGAATTTTGAAAAATACAGAGAGGTTATTATTTCTCCAGAAACAGATTATTAAGTTTATTTAGGAGAAGCCTATGAAGAAAATTTTATTGTTTTATATAATGATATCGACATTTTTGTATGGAGAGTATCTAAGTACCAACGGAAAAGTTAGTTTTTTTTATGATACAGAAATGCAAAGACTTCACAGTATAAAGGGAGATGTTTTTGACTCTCCATCTATATCGCAGATAGAGGTAGGAGTTATGCTAGAAAAGAAAATCTACTTACTCAGGGATCATGTCCTAGATGTAAGTCTAGTGGAAGGAACTAGCATACTTGTTATAAAAAGCAGGATAGAGGATGTGGACATAAATACCTATGTATTTCCCTCTTCTTATGATAAAAAAAGGGTGTATCTTATAAATGAGTTTCTGAATCCTTCTGTGAAAAAAGATATTGAGATCTTATATAGAGTTATTCCTTATAATGATACAGGGGTAATAGGCTATATTCCATATAAAAATTATTATACTTATGGAAAAGCAAGGTTTAAATCATTGAATAACGGATCAGGGCTTTATATATCCAATGATGAATACTTAGATGTTTTTAAATTCCGTAAGGTAAAAAATAAAGATGTAAAATACCAGGAAGATAAACTTTTTTTGTTACTAAGATTGTTGATAAAAAGAAAAAAAGTTATGACATGGTGGCTTTTGATTTTTCAAATGATGAATGGCCCAATAAAATTATTTTAACTGCTGAGGCCCTGAAAGAGGAATATTTGTCTTGGGGAGACTGGAACTGGGATTTTAAAAGATATCCAAAGGATATAGAGGCACAGCTTTCTCACTTAAAAATGCTTATAACAGGGGGAAAAATACCTGACCTTGTGTATTATGGTAAAAGCAGAGAAAATCTGTCTACAAATCTTGATTTAGCTACAATACTTTCCATCTATGGGAAATCAGAAGAAAGCAGAAAAATCTTACAAAGTTATAAATTCAGAAGAAAAAACAGTGCTGAAGATGTAGCAGTCTTGCTTTCCCTGTTTAAAAGCTGGGAGTTCTCAGAGGAACCCTTTGACAACTCTAAGTTTTTAACCAAGGTCTATCCCGTAATAATGAGAACCCTAAAGGGGATAAACTCCGACGGAAAGTTTGACAGTGAAAGCCAAGAGATAAAAGTTTACTATGACCTCATAGTACTTATGGAGGAACTCATAGTGAATTCCATAGATATAAAAAATCTTCCTAGAAATCTACTGATAGAGAAGCTAGAGAAAGTAAAAAAATATGTGGAAATAAATTTTATGACGCCTGACGGGATAAAAGACAACCCTAAATCTGCAGAGGTTAATCCAAAAAATATAAAATTTGTAGAACTTTATCCTGAAAAGTCCAAAAGATTTTTTATTGAAGAGGAGTTTGAAAAATACTACGACAAAAGACTGGGATACCTTATACTTGAAGGTGAGCCTTTTATGGACTTAGAATATAACCTAAATTTTACTCTGGTTCTTTACAACAACTTTTTTCAAAGAGAGGGAGAAAGATTGTACAGTAGAATAAGAGAATTGGTGGTAGAAAATAAAAATTATCTGGTTCCAGAAATGTATACCAGGGAGAAAAATATGGCAGGCATATACGGTGAACTGATACACTTATATCTGCTGACCAACTATTACAGGGGGATAGAATGAACCTAAAACTATACTTAGAATCCATACTGCTCTTATCTGGAGAGGAACTTAAAATTTCGGAACTCTGTAAATTTTTTAAAAAAGATCACCAAGAAATTGTTGAAATACTGAACGAGATAAAAAATGAGAGAAAAAACACCGGAATAAATGTTGAGATAAATACTGAAAACGTCTATCTTACAACCAATCCAGCTAGCGGAGAGATTATACACAAGTTTTTTAACCAGGAGTCAAAACCTAAAAAACTCTCTGGGGCAGCCTTAGAAACGTTGTCTATAATAGCCTACAGGCAGCCAGTTACCAAAAGTGAGATAGAAGGAATAAGAGGTGTGTCTGCAGAAGGTGTTATTCAGAATTTAGAGGACAAGAAATTAATTAGAGTTTGTGGGAAAAAAGAAAGCGTAGGGAGACCAAATCTATACGAAGTAACAGATAGGTTTTTTAGTTATCTGAAAATAGATTCGATAGAGGAACTTCCAAATTATGATGAGGTGAAAAGGCACATTGAAAGAGAAAATGAGGATAAATAAATATCTTTCTTCTATAGGGGTAGCATCTAGAAGAGAAATAGACAGACTTGTAGAAAAAGGGTCTATAAAAGTGAATGGTGCAATAGCAACTCCTGGAATGCAAGTGTCTGAATCAGATACCATAGAGATAAACGGAAAAAAATTCAGAAAAAACCGGGGAAAAGTTTATTTTATGCTTTACAAACCCACTGGAGTAATAAGTGCAGCAAAGGATGACAGAGGAAGAAAAACCGTAGTGGATCTTGTAAAATACCAAGAGAGAATTTATCCTGTAGGAAGACTTGACTTTGATACAGAGGGACTAATTCTTTTGACCAATGACGGAGATTTTTTTAATAAAATAATGCATCCCAAATCAGAAGTGTATAAAGAGTACCATGTAGACGTTATGGGAAAAGTAAATAAGCTTGAGATAGACAAACTAAAAAGAGGAGTAAGACTAGAAGACGGAATTACCCTGCCTGCTAAAGTTGAGCTTCTAGATTCTTCTCATGAAACATCAAAACTGAGAATATCCATAAGGGAAGGTAGAAATCGTCAAATAAGAAGAATGTGCAAAGCAGTAGGACATCCTGTGACTCATCTGAAAAGAGAAAAAATAGGAGAATTATCCTTGGGAAGATTAAAAAAAGGAGGGTTCAGAGAGTTGTCCAAAAAAGAGATCGAATACCTATACTCTCTGTAAAGAATTATGAAAAAAAGAATTTTTTTAGTGGATTTTGATAAAACGATATCTGACAGAGATACTACAGATGCAATCTTAGAACGGCATAATCCAGACTTACTGGCATCTACCCGTAAGTTGTTTCGAAAAGGTGAAATAGATATAAAAAAGTATCTTCAAATCCTTGTAGAATCTCTTTCAATGACGGAAAAAGAGTTTGAAAAAGAGATCTCTGTTGGAATAAAAATAGATTCTTTTTTCAAAGATTTTTTTCAAAAAGATCATGAAATCAGAATTGTAAGTGCCGGAACTTACCATAATGTAATTTCAAATTTGAAAAAGGCAGGTATTAAATTTCCTGAAGAGCATATTTACTCGAATATACTAAAATTTCAGGGAAAGAAGATAAAGGTAGAGTTTCCTGATGCAGATTCTTTTGAGGGAATATGTAAAAGAAGAGTTGTGGAAAAATATAAAGAAGAATATAAAGAAGTTGTGTTTATAGGGGATGGATCGTCAGACTATTACGGGGCTTCTAAGGCACACAGAGTTTTTGCTAAAAAAGGACTCAGATTAGAGGAGTATTGCCTTGCAAATAATATTGAATATACTTCATTTGAAAGTTTTGAAGAAATAATTAAAATTTATAATATATAGGAGGATAAGAATGTCTTTAACAAGAGAAGAAGTTTTGAAAGTGGCTAAACTTGCCAGACTTGAATTTAAAGATGAGGAGATACAAAAATTTCAGATACAATTAAACGACATATTAGGATATATAGATATCTTGGACGAGGTAGACACAGACGGGGTAGAACCATTGATTCATGTAAATGAGGGATTAGGGAAACTGAGAGAGGACGAGATAAGAAAATCCTTTACTGTAGAGGAAGCCCTTAAAAATGCTCCTCAGTCAGAAGCAGACACTATAATAGTTCCAAAAGTTGTAGGAGAATGATTTAAAAAAAGCTTTTTTAAGTGAAAAATATTCTCTATTTTTTGTAAATAGATAGATTGTAAATAAAAGAGGAGGAAAAATATCTTATGGATAGATTTTATAAACTTACTGCCTTTGAAATAAAGGAAAAAATCTCCACAGGAGAGATAAAGGCAGTAGATGTAATAGCTGATATTTTTGACAGGATAGAAAAAACTGAAAGTAAAATAGACAGCTTTGTTTCTCTGAGAAAAGAGGGAGCCCTTGAAGATGCTAAAAATATAGATGAAAAAGTAGCTAAGGGAGAAGCACTCGGTGCCCTTGCAGGAGTACCAGTGGCTTTAAAGGACAACATGGTATCCTACAATGAACCGTCATCATCTTGCTCCAAGATTTTAGATGGATATATTGGTGTATATGATGCCACAGTAGTAAAAAAAATAAAAGAAT
This window encodes:
- the yihA gene encoding ribosome biogenesis GTP-binding protein YihA/YsxC → MNIKQADYVKSAVFEKDYPEEVASYEFAFVGRSNVGKSSLINSITGRRKLAKTSKTPGRTQLINYFIINKEFFFVDLPGYGFAKVPKIMKEEWGKTMETYLASARQKLVFVLLDIRRIPSEDDINMLKWLEHYEIPFKIIFTKVDKLSNNEKFKNLKNIKKKLVFDNSDVFFHSALNHTGKEEILNYVETVLQNGI
- a CDS encoding valine--tRNA ligase; the encoded protein is MDELSKIYSPKEIEDKWYQDWENNGYFSATMDEEKPNYSIVIPPPNVTGILHMGHVLNNTIQDTIIRFKRMSGYNTLWQPGTDHAGIATQNKVERKLAEQGLKKEDLGREKFLEKVWEWKDEHGGLITNQLRKLGASLDWERERFTMDEGLSDSVKEIFVKLYNDDLIYQGEYMVNWCPRCGTALADDEVDHEEKKGSLWHIKYPIKDSDENFVIATTRPETMLGDTGVAVNPDDERYKHLIGKTVILPLVGREIPIFADEYVDMEFGTGVVKMTPAHDPNDFEIGKKHDLEIINIMTEDGKINELGEKYQGLDRFEARKAIIEDLKTKGILVKTEEHIHKVGGCYRCDTVVEPRVSKQWFVKMKPLAEKALEVVRNGQVKIVPKRWEKVYYNWLENIRDWCISRQIWWGHRIPAYYGPDNHMFVARNPEEAAQQAEAHYGEKVNLTQETDVLDTWFSSALWPFSTLGWPDKTKELEMFYPTATLVTGADILFFWVARMIMMGLYEMEEIPFETVYLHGIVRDENGKKMSKSLGNSPDPLKLIDEYGADAIRFTMLYNTSQGQDVHFSEKLIEMGRNFANKTWNVSRFVLMNLEGFDIKSVGKNELKLELVDKWIFSKFNKTAKDVAAKLDKNTLDEAAKSVYEFLRGDFCDWYVEMAKVRLYNAEDEVSKKTAQYVLWTILESSLRLLHPFMPFLTEEIWQKLGAEGKTIMLESFPLCQEELVDEDAEKAFEYIQTVISSVRNIRAEIGISPAKPVNMIVRTSDALELKALQDNRGFLLNLAKLETLEVGENLEKPKQAGFRVAKNSELYVPLTGLLDSEAEIKKINVQMEKIQKDLDKVTAKLSNEKFTSKAPAQIIEREKRIQKEYQDKIDKLQENLKNFL
- a CDS encoding LysR family transcriptional regulator, with product MDLHYLRIFYEVAKERSFTKAANKLYINQSAVSIQVKKFEELLNTKLFDRSSKKIKLTYSGEVLYKMAEEIFQKVKRAEKEMTRIIELDKAKISIGSTSTVGEPLIPKLMKAFSKVHSEIEYDIIFSDKQRLLKSLKEGELDVIIIDEEHITDSNLEVIEVDKFPYVLVSKEDYRDIEDVIDTPLISRKTIPNNNEAIAALENKYKISFDNQISVMGSLETIKGMVREGVGNVILPYYSVYKEVEAGEFKIIEKIEEVEDAYQIVITKDKRTLLEIIKFINFTQNFKII
- the gmhA gene encoding D-sedoheptulose 7-phosphate isomerase — encoded protein: MQLIDSYIKTYNLLETFIKEEKISNTTEKVAMCLARVFENGNKALICGNGGSNCDALHFAEEFTGRFRSDRKALPAIAISDSSHITCVGNDYGFDYIFSRGVEAYGKEGDFFIGISTSGNSANVIKAVEAAKKAGLKTCLLLGKDGGKLKGMCDYEFIIPGETSDRIQEIHMMILHIIIEGVEKIMFPENYK
- a CDS encoding SoxR reducing system RseC family protein, translated to MINKGIIEKINNDNIKVHLYRDSACAHCSGCSSSTKMGSTFSFKCKEKLSIGDIVTFEIEDSSLLNIAALVYLMPIIFMMAGYFLGQKLGFTEGQGVFMSFLFLAVSFGLIYFFDKQRGEKLIDQKIKVISIDKPDQENDISSCSLDK
- a CDS encoding Maf family protein; its protein translation is MILASKSPRRKEILEGFGIELEILTSSIEETSDKDGLLEQIMDISRKKSLDISEKRKKSYVVSADTVVVLEGKILGKPKDEDEAFYMLNSLSGKQHKVLTAYTLMNSEKKIDFTSYDTTEVFFKELSEEEIRWYISTGEPMDKAGAYGIQGKGSVLVKKIEGDFFNVMGFPISKFYDDLKDLDLSIDELNKTIEVEEC
- a CDS encoding rod shape-determining protein; the protein is MLKAINKALGMFSEDLGIDLGTANTLVCVKNKGVVLNEPSVVAVNNKTKEIYAVGDKAKRMIGRTPAVIDAIRPLKNGVIADYEVTEKMLREFYKRVHKRKFLANPRVVICVPAGVTQVEKRAVIDVTREAGAREAYLIEEPMAAAIGAGLNIFEPDGNFIIDIGGGTTEIAVISLGGIVKTSSLRVAGDKFDTAIVQYVRQKHNLLIGDKTAEEIKVNVGSAIDLEEELTIEISGRNVLNGLPKNVSINSSEIKEALDEMMHQIIEEIKVILEKTPPELSSDIKRKGIVLVGGGALIRGIDKKISDALQLSVQITEFPLNAVVMGIEELLKNFEKYREVIISPETDY
- the scpB gene encoding SMC-Scp complex subunit ScpB, producing MNLKLYLESILLLSGEELKISELCKFFKKDHQEIVEILNEIKNERKNTGINVEINTENVYLTTNPASGEIIHKFFNQESKPKKLSGAALETLSIIAYRQPVTKSEIEGIRGVSAEGVIQNLEDKKLIRVCGKKESVGRPNLYEVTDRFFSYLKIDSIEELPNYDEVKRHIERENEDK
- a CDS encoding pseudouridine synthase, which encodes MRINKYLSSIGVASRREIDRLVEKGSIKVNGAIATPGMQVSESDTIEINGKKFRKNRGKVYFMLYKPTGVISAAKDDRGRKTVVDLVKYQERIYPVGRLDFDTEGLILLTNDGDFFNKIMHPKSEVYKEYHVDVMGKVNKLEIDKLKRGVRLEDGITLPAKVELLDSSHETSKLRISIREGRNRQIRRMCKAVGHPVTHLKREKIGELSLGRLKKGGFRELSKKEIEYLYSL